DNA sequence from the Streptomyces tsukubensis genome:
CGCCCGTGCGGGTACGGGGCGCGGGGGCGGCGGCGGGGCCGTGGGCGGTCGCGGCAGCGGTCATGGCGGTCTCACTCGGTCGGTGTACGGGAGGCGGGGCGCGCCGCGGCTGCGGCTTGTCCCTTTATGTTCCGACCACAGTGCCATCCGGGCCGCGCTGCGGCAGTGACGCAGGTCTCCCCCGGCGCGCGTCCGCCCGCCGGGCATTCCGGAGGGCCGGACGGGCGGGTCCGCGGGGGCTTCGGGCCCGTACCCCCGCGGACCGGTCCTTCAGTGGATGCCGTGGACCGCCAGGGCCCGGCGCTGGGCGGAGGTGGGGCGCTCCGGCCGGAAGAGCCACGCCGAGCACTACGGCGACACCGGTCACGCGCTGTTCGACATCGCCCTCCTGCCCGGACAGAGTCCCCGGGAGGCAGCGGAGCGATTGCGGACCGCGGTCAATGCGCACACCAACTCGACAGCACGGGCGGCCCGGTGCGGTGCGGTGCGGTGCGGTGCGGTTGGATCGTGGCGCGTCGGAGGCCGCTCCGGTCCGCCCCCCGAAGTGGGCCACGCAGGCGGGTGCGGGGTGTTTCGGGCATGCCTCGGTTCCCGGCTTACGGTCGACCGGAGACCCCCCACTCGATTTCACAAACGCACAATATGGCATCAGTCGCAACACATCCCCCGCTGCGACCCCCTTTGCGGCCCCGCGCAGGAGCGGTGCACTGGTGGTACCCGGCAGCCGATCGCCCGCGACAACGGGCACGGCGTGCCGTGGTTGTCCCGGTCGTGCCCGCCCCGGACCTCGGCGAAGGGAAGAGCCCGATGACCGCCCCGCCGGATGCCTGGCCCGGTCCGGCCGACCTGGCCGGCCCGTCGGTGGTGCGGACTGTGCCAACCGGTGATCTCCCCATCGCCCTGTCCTACGCGGACGGGCCGGCCAAGGCCCGCGCCCTTCACGGCGAGAACGAGCGAGCAGTGCCGGCGATCGTCGGTGACGGGACGACGACCGGCGGTGTGGCCTTCGAAACCCTCAAGATCGTCGGCGGCGCACTGCGGCGCCCGGTGATCGTGGTCCTCAACGACAGCGGCCGTTCCTACGCCCCGACCGTCGGAGCCCTGTCCCACCACCTCACCGCCCCCGGGCGGGACGGGCGCGCCGAGACCTCCCGCAACCTGTTCACCGCGCTCGGCCTCGCCCGTCTCGGACCCGTCGACGGACACGACACCGGCGCGATCGAGTCCGCGCTGCGGCGCGCGCGAACCATGCACCGGCCCGTGGTGGTCCATGTCACGACCGTCAAGGGCAAGGGTTACGCTCCGGCCGAGGACGACGAGGTCGCATGTCTGCACGCGGTGGGCATAGTCGACGCCGCCACCGGCCGACCGGCCGCGCACACCGCCGACGTGCCCTCATGGACGAGCCTGTTCGGGGAGGCCCTGGCCCGAACCGCTGCACGGCGCGAGGATGCCGTCGCCGCGGCGATGCTGCGGCCGACCGGCCTGCACCTCATGGCCGAGCCGTTCCCCGAACGGGTCTTCGACGTCGGTATCCCCGAGCAGCACGCCGTCACCAGTGCCGCGGGCCTGGCGATGGGCGGTTGCCACCCCGTCGTCGCCATCTGCGCCACCCTCCTCAATCGAAGTCCCGGCATCCTCCTCGACCTGCTGATCGTCCCCGCGGGGCCGCCGGCCGGAGCCGCACTCAAGGCCGCCGCGCTGGTCGAGTGCCACGGATTCGGCGTGACCGTCGAGGATCCGCACGGGGCAGCCGGTCGATCCGGCGCTGACCGGCCTGACCGCCCGTCACCGTGTCGCCGACACCATCGAGGACAACAGCCGCACCGGCGGCATGGGCTCGGCCCCCGCACAGGCATGCGGCGACGCCCACGTCCCCCCACCGGTGTGCGCGCTCGGCCTGTCCCGCGCCTTCGTGTCCCACGGATCGCGAACCGACCTGCTGGCCGCGGCGGGGCTGGATGCCGCGGGTATCACCCGCGCCGTACTGCGCGAGCTGCGGCCGCACCCGCTCACCTCCGCGCCGACCGCCCGCCCCGCCTCCCTGCCCGGAGACCCCAATGACAGCCGTCGAGCCCGGCCCGCCCGCCCTCCTCCCACCGCCCCCCACCCGCCGGATCCACGTCGGCAACGTACCCGTCGGCGGCGGCGCACCGATCAGCGTGCAGACCATGACCACCGCACCGACCGCCGACGTCGGCGCCACCCTGCGTCAGATCTCTGAAGTCACCGCCGCCGGTCGCGACATCGTCCGCGTCGTCGACGCCCTCCTCTACGAGGCCCCGCGCCTGGCCGACCCCGCACCCGTCAACCCGGCACGACAGGCCAGATGACCACCCCGTCCCCCGACCCCCGCGACCTCGACCCGGCCACCGTACGGACCAGCGTCGACCGAACCGTGCACGCCTTCCTCGACGCCAAGACACACGATGCCCGCGAACAGTCCATGCCCTCCGACATCCCCGCGGCGCTGCGCGAATGCCTGACCGCCGGCGGCAAGCGACTGCGTCCCCTGCTCTGTGTACTCGGCTGGCACGCCGCCGGCGGACACGGCGACGACCGACTCGGCACCGGTGCGGCCATCCTGATCGGTGACATGGCGCTGGCCTGGTCGGACGAACTCCTGTACGGCGCCGACCACCCGCCCCACCGCCTCGCGCGCCTGCGCCGGGTCATCGACGTCATGCGCCAAGAGGTCATCTACGGCCAGTACTTGGACCCCACGACGACGCTCGGCCCCGTCACCGACCACGAGGCGGCCCTGCGCGTCATCCGGTTCAAGACCGCGAAATACACATGTGAACGCCCCCTGCACTGCGGAACGACTCTGACGGACGGCGGCCCCCGGGTGCGCGCCGCGCTCTCGCAGTTCGCCCTTCCCCTCGGTGAGGCCTTCCAACTGCGCGACGACATCCTGGCCGTCTACGGCCGACCCGACGACACCGGCAAGCCCGTCCTGGACGAACTGCGCGAGGGCAAGCACACCGTCCTGCTCGCCCTGGCCGCCCAACGCGCGGACACCGCCCAACGCACGCTCCTGGACGCCGTCCCCTGCCCGCCACCCGTCGCCGTCGCACTGCGCGACGCGGCGGCCCGAGCCGTGGAGCGCATCTCGTGAGCGCGAGCGCGTCCCGCCCACCACCCCCTCACCGATGCCTCGGACCACCGCCGGACCGCGACCGGGCGGACCACCGGCCGGGCACCGGCCCCGGACGGTCGCTCCCACGAGAGCCCCCGGCGTACGGCCCATCCACACGTCCATCCGACGTGCGGACAACCGCGCCAT
Encoded proteins:
- a CDS encoding flavodoxin-dependent (E)-4-hydroxy-3-methylbut-2-enyl-diphosphate synthase codes for the protein MTAVEPGPPALLPPPPTRRIHVGNVPVGGGAPISVQTMTTAPTADVGATLRQISEVTAAGRDIVRVVDALLYEAPRLADPAPVNPARQAR
- a CDS encoding polyprenyl synthetase family protein yields the protein MTTPSPDPRDLDPATVRTSVDRTVHAFLDAKTHDAREQSMPSDIPAALRECLTAGGKRLRPLLCVLGWHAAGGHGDDRLGTGAAILIGDMALAWSDELLYGADHPPHRLARLRRVIDVMRQEVIYGQYLDPTTTLGPVTDHEAALRVIRFKTAKYTCERPLHCGTTLTDGGPRVRAALSQFALPLGEAFQLRDDILAVYGRPDDTGKPVLDELREGKHTVLLALAAQRADTAQRTLLDAVPCPPPVAVALRDAAARAVERIS